One Rattus rattus isolate New Zealand chromosome 12, Rrattus_CSIRO_v1, whole genome shotgun sequence genomic window carries:
- the Gnrh1 gene encoding progonadoliberin-1 isoform X1 encodes MSLRMETIPKLMAAVVLLTVCLEGCSSQHWSYGLRPGGKRNTEHLVDSFQEMGKEEDQMAEPQNFECTVHWPRSPLRDLRGALERLIEEEAGQKKM; translated from the exons ATGTCCCTTAGAATGGAAACGATCCCCAAACTGATGGCCGCTGTTGTTCTGTTGACTGTGTGTTTGGAAGGCTGCTCCAGCCAGCACTGGTCCTATGGGTTGCGCCCTGGGGGGAAGAGAAATACTGAACACTTGGTTGATTCTTTCCAAGAG ATGGGCAAGGAGGAGGATCAAATGGCAGAACCCCAGAACTTCGAATGCACTGTCCACTGGCCCCGTTCACCTCTTAGGGATCTGCGAGGAGCTCTG GAACGTCTGATTGAAGAGGAAGCTGGGCAGAAGAAGATGTAA
- the Gnrh1 gene encoding progonadoliberin-1 isoform X2 produces METIPKLMAAVVLLTVCLEGCSSQHWSYGLRPGGKRNTEHLVDSFQEMGKEEDQMAEPQNFECTVHWPRSPLRDLRGALERLIEEEAGQKKM; encoded by the exons ATGGAAACGATCCCCAAACTGATGGCCGCTGTTGTTCTGTTGACTGTGTGTTTGGAAGGCTGCTCCAGCCAGCACTGGTCCTATGGGTTGCGCCCTGGGGGGAAGAGAAATACTGAACACTTGGTTGATTCTTTCCAAGAG ATGGGCAAGGAGGAGGATCAAATGGCAGAACCCCAGAACTTCGAATGCACTGTCCACTGGCCCCGTTCACCTCTTAGGGATCTGCGAGGAGCTCTG GAACGTCTGATTGAAGAGGAAGCTGGGCAGAAGAAGATGTAA